One Vallitalea pronyensis genomic region harbors:
- a CDS encoding ABC transporter substrate-binding protein, whose translation MKKSFLALLIAVSCMLSMFTGCQSKDTEPEEDVPATSDDAVEEALDEAKAVDITGADIATLQEAPMLSDMVTAGDLPKVEERLPVAADMMIEPVFDAIGKYGGDLHFPWRGSKDKWTLEKITEEALFRFKQDGSGIEPNVAKGYQVNDDATVYTIYLREGMKWSDGVPFTADDVIFYYHEMVLKETFGKSVYNCYYSVDPETGDKALAEVTKVDDYTFRVIHKYPSVMFLERLAIDNKWLFAPKHYHEQLLPHIVGEDTALAKAKELGYEDIKTLGKQTGYYYWIEVNRPTLRPWIIQNDPDDSRTVFERNPYYFKVDEEGKQLPYIDRIVCDKVESKDHFILEGIAGNIDIRGYDFTEFTLLMENKDAGDYRITKWSSSDWTSIGIVLNQTVEDEKLRKVFQDIRFREALSVAVDRAELTELITDGLAVPQQASIPEGLKYYREGWADQWNTYDVARANELLDDMGLPMNESTGFRTYADGSDFTFILYHSTKQSEGQAEELLKMYYEAVGIKTNVKAVDETLYEELKLNNGLEGVSQKVGSFDLILRPDNLVPVTINSPLFGQYASYIASNGDQGIAPEGDIATLVEHWDKIASATKKEVALEYAEKIIDLHQKNQWYIGYASPNPLVLLVKNDLKNVPNTLLYNDPFRGYGHAKPVQFYFDR comes from the coding sequence ATGAAAAAGAGTTTTTTAGCACTATTAATAGCTGTTTCATGCATGCTATCCATGTTTACAGGGTGTCAGTCAAAAGATACCGAACCAGAGGAAGATGTACCTGCAACCAGTGATGATGCTGTGGAAGAAGCATTAGATGAAGCCAAGGCAGTTGATATTACAGGAGCTGATATTGCAACCCTCCAAGAAGCCCCCATGCTTTCAGATATGGTGACAGCAGGTGACTTACCAAAAGTTGAGGAAAGACTTCCGGTTGCTGCGGATATGATGATTGAGCCTGTTTTTGATGCCATTGGAAAATATGGTGGTGACTTGCATTTTCCTTGGAGAGGATCAAAAGACAAGTGGACTTTAGAAAAGATTACAGAGGAAGCTTTATTTCGATTTAAACAAGACGGTTCAGGTATTGAGCCCAATGTAGCAAAAGGTTATCAGGTGAATGATGATGCTACAGTCTATACCATTTATTTAAGAGAAGGCATGAAATGGTCAGATGGGGTACCTTTTACAGCAGATGATGTTATCTTCTACTATCATGAAATGGTGCTAAAAGAAACATTTGGAAAATCCGTGTATAACTGCTACTATTCTGTTGATCCAGAGACAGGAGATAAGGCTTTAGCTGAAGTGACAAAAGTTGACGATTATACATTTAGAGTCATTCACAAGTATCCCAGTGTCATGTTCCTAGAGCGGTTAGCTATTGATAATAAGTGGTTATTTGCTCCAAAGCACTACCATGAGCAATTGCTCCCTCATATTGTTGGAGAAGATACAGCATTAGCTAAAGCTAAGGAGCTGGGCTATGAAGACATTAAAACCTTAGGAAAGCAAACAGGCTATTATTATTGGATCGAAGTGAATCGACCAACCTTAAGACCTTGGATTATTCAAAATGATCCGGATGATTCTAGAACAGTATTTGAAAGAAATCCATACTATTTTAAAGTAGACGAAGAAGGTAAACAATTACCTTATATTGACCGTATTGTATGTGACAAAGTAGAAAGCAAAGATCACTTTATTTTAGAGGGTATTGCTGGTAATATTGATATTCGTGGTTATGATTTCACGGAGTTTACCTTATTGATGGAAAACAAAGATGCTGGTGATTACCGCATCACAAAATGGAGTTCATCGGACTGGACAAGTATCGGTATCGTATTAAACCAAACTGTTGAAGATGAAAAGTTACGAAAGGTATTCCAAGATATTCGTTTTAGAGAAGCGTTATCTGTAGCTGTTGATCGAGCAGAGTTAACGGAATTAATAACCGATGGACTTGCTGTGCCACAACAGGCAAGTATTCCAGAAGGCTTAAAGTATTACAGAGAAGGCTGGGCTGATCAATGGAATACATATGACGTAGCAAGAGCAAATGAATTGTTAGATGATATGGGGCTGCCCATGAATGAGAGTACAGGTTTTAGAACCTATGCAGATGGTTCTGATTTTACATTCATCCTTTATCACAGTACGAAACAATCAGAAGGTCAAGCGGAAGAATTGTTAAAAATGTATTATGAAGCAGTGGGTATCAAAACCAATGTAAAAGCAGTGGATGAAACATTATATGAAGAATTAAAATTAAACAATGGCTTAGAAGGTGTATCTCAGAAGGTAGGTTCATTTGATTTAATTCTTCGTCCGGATAATTTAGTACCTGTTACCATTAATTCACCTTTGTTTGGGCAATATGCTTCCTATATTGCAAGTAATGGTGATCAGGGTATAGCTCCTGAAGGGGACATTGCAACATTGGTGGAGCATTGGGACAAGATTGCATCAGCAACGAAAAAAGAAGTGGCTCTGGAGTATGCTGAAAAAATCATTGACTTGCATCAAAAAAATCAATGGTATATCGGTTATGCCAGTCCAAACCCATTGGTTCTTCTGGTAAAGAATGATTTAAAGAACGTACCAAATACGTTATTATATAATGATCCATTTAGAGGATATGGACATGCGAAACCCGTTCAATTCTATTTTGATCGATAA
- a CDS encoding HAD family hydrolase produces the protein MKNKKLVIFMDSGDTIIDESTETRDHEDVVLSAKVIPGAVETIKALYEEGYTLVLVADGLAQSFKNVLQQNGVYDYFTSMIYSETIKQKKPHPSMFLAAMGAAGLTHADTSRILMVGNNIKRDIKGANHLGITSILLDWSPRYAYAPNCQEEEPDYTIHEPKELITLVHELERKLHNKYGDYTYNKNGR, from the coding sequence GTGAAAAATAAAAAACTTGTCATCTTTATGGATAGTGGGGATACCATTATTGATGAATCAACAGAAACAAGAGATCATGAAGACGTTGTGCTATCTGCAAAAGTCATACCAGGAGCAGTTGAGACAATTAAAGCCCTCTATGAAGAAGGGTATACGTTAGTATTAGTAGCTGACGGGCTTGCCCAGTCTTTTAAAAATGTCCTTCAACAAAATGGGGTCTATGATTATTTTACATCCATGATTTATTCTGAGACGATTAAACAAAAAAAGCCCCACCCAAGTATGTTTCTGGCAGCAATGGGTGCAGCGGGTTTAACCCATGCAGATACCTCTAGGATTTTAATGGTAGGAAATAATATTAAAAGGGATATAAAAGGTGCCAATCACTTAGGCATAACAAGTATACTCCTTGATTGGTCGCCAAGATATGCTTATGCACCAAATTGCCAAGAAGAAGAACCAGACTATACCATTCATGAGCCGAAAGAATTAATCACATTGGTTCATGAGCTGGAAAGGAAGCTTCACAATAAGTATGGTGATTACACTTACAACAAAAATGGGAGGTAG